In Luteitalea sp., the genomic window ACCCATGGCGAGGCCCACGTCCGCGGCCGCAAGTGCCGGCGCATCGTTGACGCCGTCACCGGCCATCAGGACAGTGCCCGTGCGCGACTTGAGCCGCACAACCGCATCCACTTTGTCTTCGGGCAATAGGTCGGCGCGCCACTGGTCGGCGCCAACGGCGTCAGCGGTCGCCTGGGCCGCCCGTGCACAATCTCCGCTCAACACGACAATTGGCGCTACCCCCTGGCGCTTCAGCTCGGCCACCACTGGCCGGCTCGCGGCTCGCAGCTCGTCTCCCAGGACCAGTGCGCCAACGACGTCACCGTCGAGCGCCACGAGGACAACAGAGCCGCCACTCGCCTCCGATGCGGCCAGCGCGCCAGCGACCGGACCGCTGTCCACGCCGCGCTCCCGCAAGAGTCGCTCGTTGCCCACGAGAAGCGTCGCGTGCCCGAGAGCTGCCTCGGCACCGCGCCCAGGCCAGGCACGGAAGTCGGACGCCGCGTCGATCGGAACGCTTTCAGCGCGGGCGAGCGCGACCACCGCACGCCCAATGGGATGCTCGGAACGGGCTTCCACGGCCGCCGCCAGGCGCACGACCGCCGCGCGGTCCCTGGGAGGGATGGGATAGACGTCGGTAACGGTCAGGCGTCCCGTTGTCAGTGTCCCTGTCTTGTCGAAGGCGATCGCTCGTACGTCGGCGAGGCGCTCGAGGTGGCGGCCACCCTTCACGAGGACGCCGTGGCGCGCAGCCACCGTGAGCGCGGACACGATCGCAACCGGCGTCGAGATGACCAGCGCGCACGGACAAGCAATAACGAGCAACACGAGCGCTCGGTAGATCCAGTCACTCCACGCGCCACCGAGTGCGAGCGGGGGCATCACCGCGACCAGCGCCGCGGACAGGAGCACAGCCGGCGTGTAGACGCGAGCGAACCGATCAACCCAGGCTTGGGAGGGCGCGCGTTGAGCCTGGGCCTGCTCGATCAAGTGCGTGATGCGGGCGATGGTGCTGTCGCGGCCCCTGCGCGTGACACGAACTTCCAGTGCGGCCGACCCATTGATGGTACCTGCGAATACCGGACTGCCGGGCCCTTTGGCCACCGGCAGCGACTCGCCCGTCACGGGCGATTGATCCACATCGCTCTCACCGTGGACGATGTCGCCGTCGAGTGGTACCCTCTCACCCGGCCGCACGACGATGACCTCACCGAGACCCACGGCATCCACCGGCACCGTCATGTCCTGACCGTTGCGGCGCACGAGGGCCTCCGCAGGCGCAAGCGACATCAGCGCGCGTACGGATCGGCGCACACGATCCATGCTGCGGACCTCCAGCCACTGCGCGAGCGCGAACAGGAAGATGACAGTTGCCCCTTCGAACCACTCGCCGATGAGCGCCGCGCCCGCGACGGCCACCAGCATGAGCGCATTGATGTCGAGCGTGCGCAGCCGCACGGCGGCTGCGGCCCGCCGCACCACGGGCAGGCCGCCCGCGACGGCAGCCCCACCAAACGCAGCAGCGAGCGCCCATTGCGCGGCGCCCGCCGCGTCGAGCAAAGCGCCGACGATCACGAGCACACCGGAGACGGCAACGAAGAGACCGCGCGACCAGCCGCCGGCGACCGCCGGACGCGCACGGTCTTCGTCGTGCGGCCAGGCGCGCAAGCCCGCCTCTGCGACTGCCTCCGTGATGCGGGTGACGGAGATGCGGGCGGCGTCGTGATGGACACGCAGCTGCTGGCGGACAACGTCGGCCGAGAGCCCGGTCAGACCAGGGAGCCGCTGCAGGTGCTTTTCCAGCAACGCCACCTCTTCGTGACAACAGAGGCCGTCGACGCGAAACGTCGACTCCGCGTGCTCGACACAAACATCGCAACTCGAACGCAGGACCATCAACTCCCTCTTAGCGCGGTGCGTCTACGGCTTCGCGGACGTGCCCTGAGGCCTGCTGGAGCAGTGTGAGGATATGGTGATCGTCGAGGCCATAGAAAACGAGGCGCCCGCTCCGGCGCGCGCGGACGAGCCGAGCGCCGCGGAGCAAGCGGAGCTGGTGCGACACTGCGGATTCGGACAGCCCGACGATGGCCGCAAGATTACATACGCAGATTTCACCCTGGGACAGGGCATCGAGCAGCCGCACCCTGGTCGGATCGCCGAGCAGCCGGAACGTCTCCGCGAGCGCGGTGGCAGTGCGATCGCTGACGAGCTGGCGTCGAAGGCGCGCGACGGTGGCGGGATCGGTGTGGGTGTCCACACACCGGTCATCAGCACTGCTGGGCGTTGTAGCCTGCTCTGGTAACCGGCGATGGTCCGGAGACGTAGTACTTGGAGACTTGGTAGATGTCAGCAAGGCTCTATATCTGAACACATGCTCAATCGTCACATTGTAGCACGACCGAGGCGGCCTGAAGGCCGCGCGCTACGTCTATATCCGTGCAGAAGGAGCCTGTCCTCTTGCGCCACGGTTGACACAGTTTTCCGCCACCACTAGGATTTTTGGTTGCGATTCCTCATCAGGCTCGGTGCAACGCCTGGTCCTGCAAGCCACGCGTCGACTCCGGCGCGATTCATAGTTGGGAGTGCACGGTGATCGAGGTCCAGCACCTCACGAAGCGATACGGTCTGACCACGGCCGTTGACGACATCAGCTTCTCAGTTGGGAAAGGCGAGATTCTCGGGTTCCTGGGACCGAACGGCGCCGGGAAGACGACGACGATGCGTGTCCTCACGGGGTATATGCCAGCCACGCAGGGCAAGGCGACGGTTGCGGGCTACGACGTCTTCGAGCAGCCCGTCGAAGCCAAGCGCCGGACGGGATATCTTCCCGAGACTCCGCCGCTGTATCCGGAGATGACCGTCCACGAGTATCTGACCTTCGTGGCGGCTATCAAGGGGATCCCGTCCGCAAGCCGCAAGCGCCAAGTCGACAACTCGCTACAAACGGCGAGAATCACAGACGTCGTGTACAAGCGCTGCGGAGCGCTCTCGAAGGGGTACCGCCAGCGCGTGGGGCTGGCGCAGGCAGTGCTTCACAATCCCGAAGTGCTCATCCTGGACGAGCCCACTGCCGGCCTCGACCCCAAACAGATCATCGACACGCGCGAGCTGATCAAGAGCCTCGCGGGCGACCATACGATCGTGCTCAGCACGCACATCCTGCCCGAGGTCGCCCAAACCTGCCAGCGCGTCGTCATCATCAACAAGGGACGCGTCGTCGCGGAGGACACGCCCGAGAACCTAACGGCGTCTGTTACGGACGTCGAGGCTATCTACGTGCAGGTGGACACAGGTGGCGTCGACGCGGCGCCGACGCTCCAGGGCGTGGCTGGCGTGACGCGTGTGGTGGGGACGGAGGCGCGCGACAGCCGGTTCGCCTTCGAAGTGCACAGCGAGCCGGCCCGCGATGTGCGCCGGGACCTCGTGGCGGCCATCGTCTCGCAGGGCTGGGGCTTATTGGAGCTGCGACCATTGCGATTGAGCCTGGAGGAGGTCTTCCTCCAGCTGACGACCGAGGAGCACGACGCCCCGGAGACAAGCCCCCCGGAGACAAGCCCCCACGAGACAAACGCCCCGGAGACAAGCGCCCAGGAGACAACAATTCATGAGTAATGTTCTCGCGATCACGCGAAAGGAGCTGCGCGCGTACTTCACGTCGCCGATTGCCTACGCGACGATCGGCCTTTTCGCGCTGATCTTCGGCCTGATGTTCGTCGCGTTCTTGCGATTCTTCCTGGACCAGAGCCTGCGCACCGGCCAGATGGGGATGGGTGGCCCTCAGAGCGTCAACGTCAATCAAATGCTCATTCGGCCGCTCCTGCTCCAAACGAGCGTCATCGTCCTCTTCGTGCTACCGCTCCTGAGCATGCGAACGTTTGCCGAAGAAAAGCGCAGTGGGACGATGGAGCTGCTGCTCACCTCGCCGCTCCGTGACTGGGAGATCATCCTCGGCAAGTTCTTTGGCGCTGCGGCTCTCTATGCGCTGATGCTCGCCGTGACTTGGCTCAGCGTGGTCTGGTTGTTCATGTACGGCAACCCCGAGTGGCGCCAGGTTCTCACGGGCTATCTCGGCCTCCTACTGCTGGGGAGCTCGTTCCTGTCCTTGGGAATGTTCATCTCGAATCTGACGCAGAACCAGATCGTCGCCTGCTTCGTGACCTTCGCGGTGTTGTTGCTGCTCCTGCTCTTGAATTGGGTGGCGGAGTTCGCTGGTCCGATGATGCGGGAGGTCGTGACCGCGCTTTCCATCACCGAGCACTTCGATGACTTCGCGAAGGGCGTCATCGACACGAAGCATCTCGTGTACTACGCGAGCTTCATCTTCTTCGGGCTGTTCCTCACGTCGCGCTCGCTCGACGCCGATCGGTGGAGGGGATGAGAGCGCCGATGGACACACGTGCCGATCTAGGCGCGGCTCGAGATCTTCCCTCTCTGTTTTGTGAACGGCCAACCTGAGCGCATTATGAACACCGCGATGCTGAAGAGAATCTTGAACTGGATTGGTTGGGTTGGCGTCGCCCTCGTGCTGGCCGCCGTGGCCCTGCTCGTCGTCAAGCCGGATCTCACGACGGTCCGATGGTGGCTCGCGATGGCGGGTCTCGTGTGCGTGCTGCTGTATCTGGCCAGCCAGTGGCGCGAGATCATCGGTGCGTTCGGCAACCGCTCGGTCCGCTACGGCTCGCTTTCACTCGGCAGCATTGCGATCGTGATTGGCATCCTCGCGGGCGTGAACTATGTGGCTGGACGGGAGAGCAAACGCTGGGATCTCACGGCATCGAAGCAGTTCAGCCTGTCTGATCAGACCAAGAGCGTGCTCGCCGACCTCGAGTCGCCGGTTCAGGTCAAGGTGTTCGCGCGCGACATGAACGCGGGCGAGTTCCGCGACCGCCTGATGGAGTACCAGAACGCATCGGATCAGGTGAAGGTCGAGTACATCGATCCCGACCAGCAGCGCACCGTTGCGAACAAGTACAAGATTCAGCAGTACGGCACCATCGTTGTCGAGTACGGCGGTCGCAGCGAGCGGACCACGACCAACAGTGAGCAGGAGGTCACGGCGGCGATTGTCCGTGCCGTCGAGGGTGGACAGAAGAAGGTCTACTTCGTCCAGGGGCATGGCGAGCGCGATCCGACGAGCGCGGATGAGCGCGGCGGGTACAACGCAGCCACCGAGCAGCTCAAGACCGAGAACTTCGAAGTCGAACCCCTCCAGCTCGCGCAGCAGCGTGACGTTCCCGAGGATGCGAACGTCGTCGTTGTCGCGGGCCCACAGACGGATCTCCTCGAGCCGGAGGTCGAGGCGCTTCGCCGATACCTCAACCGCGGCGGGAAGCTGCTCCTCATGCTCGATCCGCCGACGAGCCAAGAGAGCCAGGAACTGACGAGCCTCGTTGCGTTGGCGCACGAGTGGGGCATCGAGGTGGGCACCAACGTGGTCGTGGATGCCAGCGGCATGGGGCAGCTCATCGGCTCCGGTCCAGAGACGCCGCTCGCCATGACCTATCCAGAGCATGCCATTACGACCAACTTCAAGATGATGACGGCGTTCCCCCTCGCCAGATCCATTACGCCCGTCAGTGACGGCGTCGATGGGCGCACGGCGCAAGCAGTGGTCGAAACCAGCGATAACAGTTGGGCCGAGGCGAATCTCGGCGCTCTCGCCGCGGGCGGTGAGGTGTCGCTGGATGAAGAGGCGGGCGACAAGCCGGGGCCAATTCCGCTGGCAGCCGCCGTGTCACTACCGGCCCCAGAGCCAGAGCCAGAGCCAGAGGCAAAGGCCGGTGGAAACGGCGAAGCCTCCAAGGAGGAGGCTTCCGAGGCCGAAGGCGCCAGTGACGACACCAAAACGCCTGAGACGCGGGTGGTCGTCTTTGGCGACTCCGACTTCGCTTCCAACAGCGTGCTCGGCTTGCAGGGTAACCGCGACCTGTTCCTGAACACCTTGAACTGGCTGGCGGAGCAGGAATCGCTCATCGACATCCGCCCACAGGAACCGGACGATCGGCGCGTCACCATGACGGCGGCACAAACCACCCGCGTGGTCTGGCTGTCGATGTTGGCGGTGCCCGCGCTGGTCTTCATGAGCGGCGTCTACATCTGGTGGCGGAGGCGAGGATGAGTCGGGGGCGCTCCTTCCTGATCTTGCTCGTCGTCGGCCTTGGCCTTGGCGCCTACATTTATTTCGTCGAGCGGCACCGACCGCCGGCCGAGGAGCGTGACGCCGAAACGCTCGAAAAGGTATTCCCGGACCTCGACGCCGCCAAGCTGACCGAGCTGACCGTGAAGGCGGCATCAGGCGCGACCACGACGCTCAAGAAGGAGGGAGCGTCGTGGCAGATTGTCGCCCCAATCCAAGGGGCGGCAGACGAGAGTGAGGTCTCCAGCATTACGTCGAACCTCTCGACGCTCGAGATTCAGCGTGTGCTGGTCGAGAAACCGAAGGACGTGGCGCAGTACGGCCTCGCGGAACCTCGAGTAGAGGTCACGTTCCGCGTATCGGGCCAGCCGAAGCCGCACCAGCTCCTGATTGGAGAAAAGACGCCTACGGAAGGGGACCTGTACGCTCGCGTGGACGGTGCACCGCGCGTGATCCTCGTGCCTTCCGGGCTCGAGACGACATTCGACCGCGACACCTTCGCGTTGCGTGACAAGAGTGTGCTGACCTTCGATCGCGACAAAGTGGATCGGCTCGACGCCAGGAGCGCGTCCTGGGAGCTCCAGCTCGTGAAGAAGGGGGATACGTGGCAGATGGCGAAGCCATGGTCCACGCGCGTCGACAGTGGCACGGTGGAGTCACTGCTCGGAAGTCTCGCGTCGGGGCAGATGAAAGCGCTCATCGCCGATGACGCAAAGACGCTCGATACGTACGCTCTCGACAAGCCCTCGGTGACCGTGACGCTCCACTCCGGCAGCACCTCGGCCTCCCTGCTCCTGGGCCGAGACGCCGATGAGGAAGGCGTCTACGCAAAGGATGGCTCACGTCCGATGGTATTCACGGTCGAGAGCACGCTCGCCGACGATCTGCGGCGCGAGCCATCGGAGTACCGGCCGAAAGAGCTCTTCGCGTTCCAGAACGTCACCGGCCAGCGCCTCGAGATCACTCGCGACGGCACCAAGCGACTCTTCGAAAAGAGGAAGGAATCGAAAGACGACAGCGCTCCGGAGCGCTGGACACAGGTGCAGCCGCAAGCCAAGGTCGACGCGGCGACAGTGGATGACCTGGCGTCGCGGATTGCCGACCTTCGAGCAGACTCGTACGTCGACTCGCTCCCCGCCGGCAGCGCGCAAGTCGTCGCGATCACGGCGGTCTCCGAGGGCGACAAGAGCGAGAGCGTGACGCTGTACCGCTCCGGCAAGGAGGCATACGCCGTTCGCACCGGCGAGCCTGGCGCCGCCACAATCCCCGCCGATACCCTCGACGACGTCGTCAAAGCGCTCGACGCGGTCAAGTAGCCATGCGAAACAGAGGTAGGGCGCGGCTTTAGCCGCGCCGGGTGGAACGGCGACCATGCCCCTAAGGGCCTGTCAGGGAATAAGTGTGCCGTTCTGGGTGTCGAGGCGCCCGTCTGGCAAGGCGCGAGGAGTGCGCATACCGGGAGTATGTAAGCGACGAGCAACGCTGCGAGACGGGATGCATCGGCAGCCAGAATGGTGCACTTATTCCCTGACAGGCCCTAAAGGGGCGCCCTACTTGGCATCAAGAAAACGCCTCACCTCCCGCGCGACGGCATCGCGGTCGGCATCGACGCCTCCGCCCTGTGCGAGCTCCCGCTTGCCACCTCCCCTCCCGCCAAAGCGATCGGCGAGCTGACCGAGCAACCGAGAAGCATCGACACCCGTGGCATCGGCGCTCCGAGCGACAACAATCGCCGCCGGCCGTGCCTCGGTGAGCAAGACAACGACGCGGCCCGACGTGGCCGTGAGCGAGGCGGCAGCCGTTCGAAGCGCGCTGGCATCGGCACCCTCCAGGACAGCGACCAGAAGGTCGACGCCGGCCACCGGCTCTGCCCGCTCCGCCAAGGCAGCGGCCCGAACCGTGCTCAGCTCCTGGGACAGCGTGCGCGTGACCTTCCTCAGATCGCGCGCTTCTGCGACCAGCCTCTCGACGGCTGTATCGACATCGGCCGATGCCACGGAGAGCAGCTCCGAGGCGTGCGAGACCACGTCGCGAAGCTCGCGGTGGCTTCGGAGCGCACGTTGTCCACAGACGAACGTGATGCGAGTGCCGTTCTTGTAGCGTTCCCATTCGCGAATCACGATCGCACCAATCTCACCAGTACGAGTGGCGTGTGTTCCGCCACACGCCGAGAGATCCCAGTCCGCGATATCAATCAGTCGTAGGGTGCCCGCGCGCTGCGGCGGCTTGCGCAGCGGAAGCGCCTCACCCTCGTCTCCGGACACGAAGCGAATGTTGACTGGCCTGTTCTCCCAGATGACGCCGTTTGCGGCCTCCTCAGCAGCCTCGATGGCAGAGCGGCTCACCTCTCGCGCAAGGTCAATCGTCGACGTGCTGCTGCCGAGGTGAAAGCTCAGGGTCGGCACATCCTGCAGGCGAACGAAAGACGCGGACAAGATGTGCTGACCAGTATGCTGCTGCATGTGGTCGCGCCGTCGTTCGTGATCGATCCGCCCCGTTACACGCTCACCGTCCTCGAGCGTCCTTGCCGCGTCAATCACGTGGGCAACACGATGCTCCTGGTCGATGACGTCGACGACGCGCGTCTCGTTCAAGCGCCCGGTGTCGAACGGCTGGCCACCGGAGGTTGGGTAGAACGCCGTGCGATCGAGATACACGAGAGTGCGACCTTCCTCGTGCGTGATCCCAACAATTGTCGCCTCGAATTCCAGACAATCTGGATCGGTGTAGTAGAGCCGCTCAGTCATCAGTTGGAGTCAGCCGATCACCTCGTCACCCGGTCACCAGCAGCGGGTCTGGCACCCCTGCCTCGGCGAAGCCCTTTGCGCGTAGGGTGCAGGCATCGCAGTGCCCGCACGGCCGCCCGTCCGGCTCGGGATCGTAACAACTGAGCGTGAGACCGTAGTCGAGGCCCAACGACAGACCGCGACGAATGATGTCCCCCTTGGAGAGCTCGGCCAGCGGCGCGTGGACGTGGAACGGGTGTCCCTCGACGCCGGCCTTCGTGCCGAGTTGGGCGACTCGCTCGAATGCGCGAATGTATTCGGGCCGGCAGTCCGGATAGCCTGAATAGTCTATGGCGTTGACGCCGATGAAGATATCGTGGGCGCCCAGAGACTCGCTCCACGCCAGTGCGAGCGCAAGAAAGACAGTGTTCCGTGCGGGCACGTAGGTGGGCGGAATCTCACTGAGGTCCCCGGGGCGGTCCTTCGGTACGTCGGTGGCGCCGGTGAGCGCAGAGAGCGCAATTGGACGCAGGTCGACCTCCAGCTCCATGTGCTTGGCCACACGCAACGCATCCGCTACGGCGCGAGCGGCTCTGATCTCCTGAAAGTGAGTCTGGCCGTATCGCACGGTCAGCGCATAGAGGTCGAAGCCGAGATCTCGCGCGATGGCAGCGGCCGTGTAGGAATCGAGCCCACCGCTGAGCAGAACTACAGCTGCGCGCTTCTCGCTAGCCGTCTTGACGGCCCGGACCTCTCGCATTTGAGCCAAGTTCTCCTCCGTCAAGACGGCCGCCCCGCGAAGCGGGGCAAAGCAAGCACTGTGACTAGCGAGGCCCTCTACATCGAGATGCTCGACGGTCTGAGTCCGGGGCCTCGCTAGTCATACGCCGCGCGTCTCCGGTTCCCAGATGTACTTGTGGAGCTGCAGGTGAAGCCGCGCGGGCAACTGGTCTGCCACCATCCACGCCGCCAGCTCTCTCGGCTCGAGCACTCCATGCACAGGCGAGACATGGATGGCGTGGACCCGCTCGGTGAGACGGTGTCGCTCGACGACATCGCGGGCGTACTCGTAGTCGGCCCGATCCTTGACGACGAGCTTCACCTCGTCGTGCGGTTGGAGGCGATCGATGTTACTCCAGTCGTTGCGGGACGCCTCGCCGCTGCCCGGGCATTTGATGTCCATGATGCGCACGACCGCCGCCGGGACGCGCGCCAGGCTCATGTGACCGCCGGTCTCGAGCAGGACGGTCCGACCAGCGGTGAGCAGCCGGTGCATCAGGGCGTACACACCCTCTTGCAGCAGGGGCTCGCCGCCGGTGACCTCGACCAGCCGGCAACGATGGCGATCGACCTCGGCGCACACGTCCTCGACGGACCACTTTCGTCCTTCATGGAAGGCATGGGCCGTGTCGCACCAGCGACACCGCAGATTGCATGCGGTGAGGCGCACAAAGGTGCAAGGGAGGCCCGCCCAGGTCGACTCGCCTTGGATGGAGCAGTAGATCTCGTTCACTGTGAGCGTGGCCACGGACGTCTCCCCTACGCTGATTGTACTGCAGGGGCGTTTGTTCTCGGGCCCTCGCTGCTGCATTCACGCCCGACCTGACTTGTCCGCCGAAGCGCGAAGGCGCGAAGGCGGAAGGTCGGGCCTACACTTCTACTTCACCGTCACCTTCTTGATGCGATCATCGACGCGTAGCTTCATGACGACGTCCATCCCAGAAACGACGCGCCCCACAACGACGTACTTCCCATTCCACCCGGGATGCGCCTGAAGACCGATGAAGAGTTGACTGTCGGCGAGCTTGGGATCGCCGGAGTGTGCGAGCGCTACGGTCCCGCGTTCGTGCGTCAGCCCCTTCGCGAACT contains:
- the cadA gene encoding cadmium-translocating P-type ATPase, which translates into the protein MVLRSSCDVCVEHAESTFRVDGLCCHEEVALLEKHLQRLPGLTGLSADVVRQQLRVHHDAARISVTRITEAVAEAGLRAWPHDEDRARPAVAGGWSRGLFVAVSGVLVIVGALLDAAGAAQWALAAAFGGAAVAGGLPVVRRAAAAVRLRTLDINALMLVAVAGAALIGEWFEGATVIFLFALAQWLEVRSMDRVRRSVRALMSLAPAEALVRRNGQDMTVPVDAVGLGEVIVVRPGERVPLDGDIVHGESDVDQSPVTGESLPVAKGPGSPVFAGTINGSAALEVRVTRRGRDSTIARITHLIEQAQAQRAPSQAWVDRFARVYTPAVLLSAALVAVMPPLALGGAWSDWIYRALVLLVIACPCALVISTPVAIVSALTVAARHGVLVKGGRHLERLADVRAIAFDKTGTLTTGRLTVTDVYPIPPRDRAAVVRLAAAVEARSEHPIGRAVVALARAESVPIDAASDFRAWPGRGAEAALGHATLLVGNERLLRERGVDSGPVAGALAASEASGGSVVLVALDGDVVGALVLGDELRAASRPVVAELKRQGVAPIVVLSGDCARAAQATADAVGADQWRADLLPEDKVDAVVRLKSRTGTVLMAGDGVNDAPALAAADVGLAMGVAGTDVALETADVALMGDDLHKLPYALSLSRKTLATVKTNVAFSLGLKAAFLVMAIAGMATLWMAVVADMGASLIVIGNGLRLLRVRPAE
- a CDS encoding metalloregulator ArsR/SmtB family transcription factor, translating into MDTHTDPATVARLRRQLVSDRTATALAETFRLLGDPTRVRLLDALSQGEICVCNLAAIVGLSESAVSHQLRLLRGARLVRARRSGRLVFYGLDDHHILTLLQQASGHVREAVDAPR
- a CDS encoding ATP-binding cassette domain-containing protein; amino-acid sequence: MIEVQHLTKRYGLTTAVDDISFSVGKGEILGFLGPNGAGKTTTMRVLTGYMPATQGKATVAGYDVFEQPVEAKRRTGYLPETPPLYPEMTVHEYLTFVAAIKGIPSASRKRQVDNSLQTARITDVVYKRCGALSKGYRQRVGLAQAVLHNPEVLILDEPTAGLDPKQIIDTRELIKSLAGDHTIVLSTHILPEVAQTCQRVVIINKGRVVAEDTPENLTASVTDVEAIYVQVDTGGVDAAPTLQGVAGVTRVVGTEARDSRFAFEVHSEPARDVRRDLVAAIVSQGWGLLELRPLRLSLEEVFLQLTTEEHDAPETSPPETSPHETNAPETSAQETTIHE
- a CDS encoding ABC transporter permease subunit; this encodes MSNVLAITRKELRAYFTSPIAYATIGLFALIFGLMFVAFLRFFLDQSLRTGQMGMGGPQSVNVNQMLIRPLLLQTSVIVLFVLPLLSMRTFAEEKRSGTMELLLTSPLRDWEIILGKFFGAAALYALMLAVTWLSVVWLFMYGNPEWRQVLTGYLGLLLLGSSFLSLGMFISNLTQNQIVACFVTFAVLLLLLLLNWVAEFAGPMMREVVTALSITEHFDDFAKGVIDTKHLVYYASFIFFGLFLTSRSLDADRWRG
- a CDS encoding DUF4340 domain-containing protein, which codes for MSRGRSFLILLVVGLGLGAYIYFVERHRPPAEERDAETLEKVFPDLDAAKLTELTVKAASGATTTLKKEGASWQIVAPIQGAADESEVSSITSNLSTLEIQRVLVEKPKDVAQYGLAEPRVEVTFRVSGQPKPHQLLIGEKTPTEGDLYARVDGAPRVILVPSGLETTFDRDTFALRDKSVLTFDRDKVDRLDARSASWELQLVKKGDTWQMAKPWSTRVDSGTVESLLGSLASGQMKALIADDAKTLDTYALDKPSVTVTLHSGSTSASLLLGRDADEEGVYAKDGSRPMVFTVESTLADDLRREPSEYRPKELFAFQNVTGQRLEITRDGTKRLFEKRKESKDDSAPERWTQVQPQAKVDAATVDDLASRIADLRADSYVDSLPAGSAQVVAITAVSEGDKSESVTLYRSGKEAYAVRTGEPGAATIPADTLDDVVKALDAVK
- the queC gene encoding 7-cyano-7-deazaguanine synthase QueC; its protein translation is MREVRAVKTASEKRAAVVLLSGGLDSYTAAAIARDLGFDLYALTVRYGQTHFQEIRAARAVADALRVAKHMELEVDLRPIALSALTGATDVPKDRPGDLSEIPPTYVPARNTVFLALALAWSESLGAHDIFIGVNAIDYSGYPDCRPEYIRAFERVAQLGTKAGVEGHPFHVHAPLAELSKGDIIRRGLSLGLDYGLTLSCYDPEPDGRPCGHCDACTLRAKGFAEAGVPDPLLVTG
- a CDS encoding radical SAM protein; translated protein: MQQRGPENKRPCSTISVGETSVATLTVNEIYCSIQGESTWAGLPCTFVRLTACNLRCRWCDTAHAFHEGRKWSVEDVCAEVDRHRCRLVEVTGGEPLLQEGVYALMHRLLTAGRTVLLETGGHMSLARVPAAVVRIMDIKCPGSGEASRNDWSNIDRLQPHDEVKLVVKDRADYEYARDVVERHRLTERVHAIHVSPVHGVLEPRELAAWMVADQLPARLHLQLHKYIWEPETRGV